The following coding sequences lie in one Paenibacillus durus ATCC 35681 genomic window:
- a CDS encoding discoidin domain-containing protein encodes MKMSKCWSILLVIAILFNAADSANKTEESVEPKNGGVSDQKGVIGSEPDIMEQWNSQTETSAALVTLGKELAHGKPITATSEVTSVGRVAANANDGDLSTQWESAAKPASITIDLEAVYPVAGVAMSLDPNWTARTQSIAVEGSVDGKTYITLVPEAKYSFQRAPKHRVELEFSFADLRYVRFTGTSNSNPNGIQFTELEVYQDPNHVPPELPDLSVSSVHLSPSAPKPGDEVTFSAVVRNDGTGTLAESNIRMDFTLNPAVSDTTVTEAVYTGSLEPGETVSVTGTASWTASIGTYALQAKASADVQETESQNNARMTYFAVRKPASERTDFEERAEYILQTLASSEPTQTNRTLWVKEAVYHAQARFELGVDVETALDYIASINNNPAGASMFYYTANIDTYLKYGHLYPESLREKVKTNMLAADYSNNGSTENHFLKFRTAGYLVAQTWPEWSKAQATKAFAERDISEMLERFVKYGMKEYDSTTYWALYVECLLMLHDLADDPQMKQKAKMALDWLLANTAAEWVDGYWVSSTNRDYMGMSPKLGAAGTIMGWLYFGGEEQPRLLVNELNYPEGMYSIVPAVSSYRIPDPIQSAVADRDGPYTNLESHDQYPTSKLNWPYGYRKTSYIAERYGVASQFDGYGSLGWSDQMRRWFVRWQSENAFSTFYVSHPKNGALKSGATPYEQVLQHEGTLLAVTNIPANDLKPYITGPLPTGVIDTVEDSSGWIFAHEGNVLLGVKIIKPYSWFEETVGPLVVPVIRSDGLKHAVIVETADPKDYAQAEDVGKTADERRAGELARFMEAIKSGTSVDATGLEDANPTVVYTSLGGDTLSLTFNGKRSVNGEPVDYTSWPLIDNPYMHQEVGSPILTLGHGGKSVEYDFDAWTIQAPSSEPDLGYRQQNAENIR; translated from the coding sequence ATGAAAATGAGCAAATGCTGGTCTATTCTGCTCGTCATAGCGATTTTGTTTAATGCTGCCGATAGCGCGAATAAAACCGAGGAATCGGTGGAGCCGAAAAACGGCGGCGTTTCTGATCAGAAAGGCGTAATTGGCTCGGAACCGGACATCATGGAGCAATGGAATTCACAAACGGAGACATCCGCTGCATTGGTGACGCTGGGCAAGGAACTGGCCCATGGCAAGCCGATCACCGCGACCTCCGAGGTTACTTCCGTCGGACGGGTCGCCGCCAACGCGAACGACGGCGATCTTTCCACACAGTGGGAATCGGCGGCAAAACCGGCGTCGATCACGATCGATCTCGAAGCGGTTTATCCTGTCGCGGGCGTAGCGATGAGCCTCGATCCGAACTGGACGGCGCGAACGCAATCGATTGCCGTCGAAGGGAGCGTGGACGGCAAGACGTACATAACGCTCGTTCCCGAAGCCAAGTATTCGTTCCAAAGAGCTCCGAAACACCGCGTTGAGCTGGAATTCTCCTTCGCTGACTTGCGGTATGTTCGATTTACGGGGACGTCAAACTCCAATCCGAACGGCATTCAATTTACAGAACTGGAAGTTTACCAAGATCCGAATCATGTTCCGCCGGAGCTGCCTGACCTTTCGGTATCCTCGGTTCACCTGTCTCCGTCTGCGCCTAAGCCGGGGGATGAAGTCACTTTCAGTGCGGTCGTGCGCAACGACGGAACGGGAACCTTGGCGGAATCGAACATTCGGATGGATTTCACATTGAATCCGGCTGTCAGTGATACGACGGTAACCGAAGCGGTGTATACAGGGAGTCTGGAGCCAGGCGAGACAGTATCCGTGACTGGAACGGCCTCCTGGACGGCTTCTATAGGCACCTATGCCCTGCAAGCCAAGGCCAGTGCAGACGTACAGGAGACGGAGAGCCAGAACAATGCAAGGATGACCTATTTTGCCGTCCGTAAGCCGGCCTCCGAGCGAACGGACTTTGAAGAACGGGCGGAGTACATCCTGCAAACTCTGGCGTCAAGCGAACCTACACAGACTAACCGGACATTGTGGGTGAAGGAGGCCGTTTATCACGCGCAAGCGCGGTTCGAGCTGGGTGTGGATGTCGAAACGGCATTGGACTACATCGCCAGCATTAACAATAATCCCGCAGGCGCGTCCATGTTTTACTACACGGCCAATATCGACACCTATTTGAAATACGGCCACCTATACCCCGAATCTCTTAGAGAAAAAGTTAAGACGAATATGCTGGCTGCCGACTATTCCAATAATGGAAGCACGGAGAACCACTTCCTCAAATTCCGAACGGCCGGCTACCTGGTTGCGCAGACGTGGCCGGAATGGAGCAAGGCGCAGGCGACGAAAGCGTTCGCCGAACGGGACATCAGCGAGATGCTGGAGCGGTTCGTGAAGTATGGCATGAAGGAATATGACTCTACCACGTATTGGGCGCTCTATGTCGAATGCCTGCTGATGCTGCATGATTTGGCCGACGATCCGCAAATGAAGCAAAAAGCCAAAATGGCGCTCGACTGGCTGCTGGCCAATACGGCTGCCGAGTGGGTAGACGGGTACTGGGTGTCTTCCACGAATCGCGATTATATGGGGATGAGTCCCAAACTCGGAGCAGCCGGGACGATCATGGGATGGCTGTATTTTGGGGGAGAAGAGCAGCCCCGTCTTTTGGTAAATGAATTAAATTATCCGGAAGGGATGTACTCCATAGTTCCGGCGGTTTCATCTTACCGCATCCCGGACCCCATTCAATCGGCGGTGGCCGACCGTGACGGCCCTTACACGAATCTTGAAAGTCATGATCAGTATCCTACGAGCAAGCTGAACTGGCCGTACGGTTACCGGAAAACCAGCTATATCGCGGAACGTTACGGCGTGGCGAGCCAGTTCGACGGCTACGGCAGCCTGGGCTGGTCGGATCAGATGCGCCGCTGGTTCGTCCGATGGCAATCGGAGAACGCCTTTAGCACGTTCTATGTTTCGCATCCGAAGAACGGCGCCCTGAAGTCGGGGGCCACACCTTACGAGCAGGTGCTGCAGCATGAGGGGACGCTACTGGCCGTCACCAATATTCCGGCGAACGATCTGAAGCCCTATATCACGGGCCCGCTACCGACCGGCGTTATTGACACCGTGGAGGATTCGAGCGGCTGGATCTTTGCCCATGAAGGAAATGTGCTGCTGGGGGTCAAAATCATCAAGCCTTACAGCTGGTTTGAAGAGACCGTCGGCCCGCTTGTGGTTCCCGTCATTCGCAGCGATGGTCTCAAACATGCGGTGATTGTGGAGACGGCCGATCCGAAGGACTACGCGCAAGCGGAGGATGTCGGCAAGACGGCGGATGAGCGCCGGGCAGGCGAGCTGGCCCGCTTCATGGAGGCAATCAAATCCGGCACTTCGGTTGACGCTACCGGGTTGGAGGACGCGAATCCTACCGTCGTCTATACGTCGCTTGGCGGAGATACGTTAAGCTTAACCTTTAACGGCAAACGGAGCGTTAACGGGGAACCCGTCGATTATACCTCCTGGCCGCTGATCGACAATCCGTATATGCATCAGGAGGTGGGGAGCCCGATCTTGACGCTTGGGCATGGTGGAAAGAGCGTCGAATACGATTTTGACGCCTGGACGATTCAGGCCCCATCGTCCGAACCGGATTTGGGGTACCGCCAACAAAACGCGGAAAACATACGCTAA
- a CDS encoding AraC family ligand binding domain-containing protein: MTTHLHEDIHYPDASFPYAMYTITPQDVTPKGRGFNDLHWHDELQFTLFVDRKIRMRVNGIDHVMESGEAIFINKGALHIAEQLTPNSYYVTFNFPEKLLTFYMKSPSKRHNFGS; this comes from the coding sequence GTGACAACTCATTTGCACGAAGACATTCATTACCCGGATGCTTCGTTTCCATACGCGATGTATACGATAACGCCTCAAGACGTTACCCCCAAAGGAAGAGGCTTTAATGATCTGCATTGGCATGATGAGCTTCAGTTTACATTGTTTGTAGATAGAAAAATTAGGATGCGGGTTAATGGCATAGATCATGTAATGGAATCTGGGGAGGCTATCTTTATTAATAAGGGAGCCTTGCATATCGCGGAGCAATTAACACCTAACAGTTATTATGTAACGTTTAATTTTCCCGAAAAGCTACTTACTTTTTATATGAAGTCTCCGTCAAAACGACACAACTTTGGTTCATAA
- a CDS encoding DMT family transporter has translation MKFNKPYILLFVSILAVSISSIMIKTSTTPPSVAGMYRLFITVLIMIPFVPWKTVRSLQMGRKDWSIVFIAGVFLGLHFLFWMESLLYTSVASSMVILTLQPLFVMIGSYFLFRERVTILSTLCMIAAVVGSMIIAWGDIGVSREALIGDGLSLLGTISMSVYMLAGQKVSHKIPANFYSVIVFFLGGSVMLVYSLVNHFSLTDYRPADWTYFVLLAIIPTIFGHFLFNLLLKSIGATTVSVGVIGEPVLAIILAYLLLGESISDSQFLGGMFTIAGIALYFWAKSRVTKKLAKLEKSVLDVH, from the coding sequence ATGAAATTCAATAAACCGTATATTTTGCTGTTCGTCAGCATATTAGCTGTTTCCATTTCGTCCATCATGATAAAAACTTCTACAACACCACCCTCGGTTGCCGGAATGTATAGACTATTTATAACTGTATTGATAATGATACCTTTTGTGCCTTGGAAGACGGTGCGATCCTTACAAATGGGCCGTAAAGATTGGAGCATCGTTTTTATAGCTGGAGTATTTCTTGGATTACACTTTTTGTTTTGGATGGAATCCTTATTGTATACCTCGGTTGCCAGTTCTATGGTCATCCTGACCTTGCAACCTTTGTTTGTCATGATAGGCTCTTATTTTCTATTTAGAGAACGGGTTACGATCCTCTCGACACTCTGCATGATTGCAGCGGTTGTGGGATCAATGATTATAGCATGGGGTGACATTGGCGTTTCCAGAGAGGCTTTAATTGGAGATGGGCTGTCATTATTGGGGACCATTTCGATGTCAGTCTACATGCTTGCAGGACAAAAAGTGAGTCATAAAATACCGGCTAATTTCTATAGTGTGATCGTATTTTTTCTTGGTGGGAGCGTCATGCTCGTTTACTCTTTGGTCAACCATTTCTCTCTAACCGATTATCGTCCTGCTGATTGGACATATTTCGTTTTGCTTGCCATCATACCAACGATTTTTGGGCATTTTCTTTTTAACCTTTTGTTAAAGTCCATCGGAGCGACAACGGTTTCTGTTGGCGTCATCGGGGAGCCAGTTCTCGCCATTATTCTGGCTTATCTATTATTGGGAGAATCTATTTCCGACTCTCAATTCCTGGGGGGCATGTTCACCATCGCGGGAATAGCCCTGTATTTCTGGGCAAAGTCGAGAGTTACAAAAAAGTTGGCTAAATTAGAAAAAAGCGTCTTGGACGTACATTAG
- a CDS encoding aminopeptidase — translation MDFKQKLENYALLAVKVGVNIQPGQTLVINADIASAELVRLVVRKAYEAGAKLVKVNYSDEVVTRTRYDLAPEESFSEPPKWFADEMEDLAQNNACFLTIISTDPDLLKGVDPGRIKAYQQVSAEAMGGYRQLLMSNHASWSGVAYPSASWAAKVFPDAPEEERINLLWDAIFRAVRADVENPLEAWQLHLDGLKRRCDKLNERKYRKLHYTAPGTDLTVELPEGHIWCQAGAVNAKGVPFLANIPTEEVFSVPHRDGTNGTVSSTKPLSYAGNIIDRFTLTFKDGKVTDYTAEVGKDKLDALLSMDEGAVSLGEVALVPHRSPISESGILYYTTLFDENASCHLALGGSYAFTLEGGTALSKEQLAERGMNQSLIHVDFMMGSPEMNIDGITEDGTAEPIFRNGGWA, via the coding sequence TTGGATTTTAAGCAAAAGCTGGAGAATTACGCGCTGCTTGCCGTAAAAGTCGGCGTCAACATACAGCCGGGACAGACGCTTGTTATCAATGCGGACATTGCATCAGCCGAACTGGTTCGCCTGGTTGTCCGCAAAGCCTATGAAGCGGGCGCCAAGCTGGTCAAGGTCAATTATTCGGATGAAGTCGTGACGCGAACGCGCTACGACCTGGCTCCTGAGGAATCCTTCTCGGAGCCTCCGAAATGGTTCGCGGATGAGATGGAGGATCTTGCACAGAACAACGCTTGCTTCCTGACCATTATTTCGACGGATCCTGATCTGCTGAAGGGCGTCGACCCGGGGCGGATCAAGGCATATCAGCAGGTGTCTGCTGAAGCAATGGGAGGCTACCGTCAGCTGCTGATGAGCAATCATGCAAGCTGGAGCGGTGTCGCCTATCCTTCGGCCTCCTGGGCGGCGAAAGTATTTCCGGATGCTCCGGAGGAAGAGCGGATTAATCTATTATGGGACGCGATTTTCCGCGCGGTCCGCGCGGATGTGGAGAACCCGCTTGAAGCCTGGCAGCTGCACCTAGACGGACTGAAGCGCCGCTGCGACAAACTGAATGAGCGCAAGTACCGCAAACTTCATTACACCGCACCGGGCACCGACTTGACCGTCGAGCTGCCTGAGGGCCATATTTGGTGCCAGGCGGGTGCGGTGAACGCAAAAGGCGTTCCTTTTCTGGCGAATATTCCGACGGAGGAGGTATTCTCGGTTCCGCACCGGGATGGGACGAATGGCACAGTCAGCAGCACCAAGCCGCTCAGCTATGCGGGAAACATCATCGACCGCTTTACCCTGACCTTTAAGGACGGCAAGGTGACGGATTATACCGCAGAGGTCGGGAAGGATAAGCTGGATGCGCTCCTGTCTATGGATGAAGGAGCGGTGTCGCTTGGCGAGGTGGCGCTGGTCCCCCACCGTTCCCCGATTTCGGAGAGCGGCATTCTATATTATACGACCTTGTTCGACGAGAATGCCTCCTGCCATCTGGCGCTCGGAGGCTCGTACGCCTTCACCCTGGAGGGCGGCACGGCTCTTTCGAAGGAGCAGCTCGCCGAGCGCGGGATGAACCAGAGCCTCATTCACGTTGATTTCATGATGGGTTCACCCGAGATGAACATTGACGGCATTACGGAGGACGGCACGGCCGAGCCGATCTTCCGGAATGGCGGATGGGCGTAA
- a CDS encoding aminopeptidase yields the protein MSDFEAKLSKYADLAVKIGVNVQPGQALVVNAPITAAEFVRLIAAKAYEAGASQVKVNWSDERITRLQFEHAAPEVFSKAPTWYAGEITEFAENGAAVLSVIAEDPDALKGIDPVRIAEYQKTRGAALSKYREFVMSDKVSWSIVAIPSQAWANKVFPDVPAEERVNKLWEAIFHTVRLDREDPVAAWQEHLDTLEEKAAVLNAKKYKKLHYVAPGTDLTIELPEGHIWAQGDSINENGHTFVANMPTEEVFTAPLKTGVNGTVRSTKPLSHGGNIIDGFSLTFENGKIVSVSAEKGQETLEHLINLDEGARYLGEVALVPHHSPISESNILYYNTLFDENASNHLAIGTAYAFCLEGGKSMTQEQLEKRGLNTSVTHVDFMIGSAEMNIFGITNDGTEEPVFVNGNWAF from the coding sequence ATGAGTGATTTTGAAGCAAAACTCTCCAAATACGCCGACCTAGCCGTGAAAATAGGCGTAAACGTGCAGCCGGGGCAGGCATTGGTCGTAAATGCGCCTATAACCGCGGCGGAGTTCGTCCGTCTGATTGCAGCCAAGGCGTACGAGGCAGGCGCCAGCCAAGTCAAAGTAAACTGGAGCGACGAACGGATTACCCGTCTGCAATTCGAACATGCCGCGCCGGAGGTCTTCTCCAAAGCACCGACCTGGTATGCCGGTGAGATTACCGAATTTGCCGAGAATGGTGCGGCCGTATTGTCGGTCATCGCCGAAGATCCGGATGCGCTGAAAGGGATCGACCCGGTGCGGATTGCCGAATATCAGAAGACTCGCGGAGCCGCCCTGTCCAAATACCGTGAATTTGTCATGTCGGACAAAGTAAGCTGGAGCATCGTCGCCATTCCTTCCCAGGCCTGGGCCAACAAAGTGTTTCCGGACGTACCTGCCGAAGAACGGGTAAACAAGCTGTGGGAGGCGATTTTCCATACCGTGCGTCTGGACCGTGAAGACCCCGTAGCAGCCTGGCAGGAGCATCTGGACACGCTGGAAGAGAAAGCGGCCGTACTGAATGCCAAGAAATACAAGAAGCTTCATTATGTCGCTCCGGGTACGGACCTGACCATCGAGCTGCCGGAAGGCCATATATGGGCGCAAGGGGATAGCATTAACGAGAACGGCCACACCTTCGTCGCCAACATGCCTACAGAAGAAGTATTCACGGCACCGCTGAAGACCGGCGTCAATGGGACCGTCCGCAGCACGAAGCCGCTAAGCCACGGCGGGAATATCATTGACGGCTTCTCGCTCACCTTCGAGAACGGAAAGATTGTCTCGGTTTCGGCCGAGAAGGGACAGGAAACGCTGGAGCATTTGATCAACTTGGACGAAGGCGCCAGATATTTGGGCGAAGTGGCGCTGGTCCCCCATCATTCCCCTATTTCGGAATCGAATATTCTCTACTACAACACCTTGTTTGACGAAAATGCTTCGAACCATCTCGCAATCGGTACCGCGTACGCGTTCTGTCTGGAAGGCGGCAAGAGCATGACGCAAGAGCAGCTTGAAAAGCGTGGTCTCAATACAAGTGTCACTCATGTCGACTTTATGATCGGCTCTGCAGAGATGAATATATTCGGCATCACAAATGACGGAACGGAAGAGCCGGTATTTGTAAACGGGAATTGGGCGTTTTAA
- a CDS encoding TrkH family potassium uptake protein, with amino-acid sequence MANLSYGGLRLTPPKILALGFILLIGAGTVLLSLPISSANGRISWIDALFMATSATCVTGLAVIDTGTGLTTFGQVVLLVLFQFGGLGFVTMATLVTLVLNRRISLKERLLLQESMNQNSMQGIVLLIRRVLIYSLVIQLAGASVLALRFLKDMPAGKAIYYGIFHSISIFNNAGFDLFGDVHGPFSGLTRYVEDPVVNITAILLIFLGGIGFIVLSDVIDFRRRRRLTLHSKVVLSTSLILIAAGASLFFWLEIYHTLKPLHPGGKVMASLLQALTPRSGGVTTIDIYKLRESTQFLIILLMFIGAAPGSTGGGIKLTTFALLIAAVYSRIRGKEDVVLFRHRLSKENVYRAITMTLLSLLLVVSATMLLSITEKADFLAVMFEAVSAFGTSGLTMGLTTELTTLGKILIIILMFMGRTGPLTLAYALRPTKGKELYRHPEGHIMIG; translated from the coding sequence ATGGCCAATTTATCCTATGGCGGGCTGCGTCTGACTCCGCCCAAAATTCTTGCACTCGGCTTTATTCTGCTAATCGGCGCAGGCACTGTACTGCTGTCGCTTCCCATTTCATCGGCGAATGGCCGTATCTCCTGGATCGACGCGCTGTTTATGGCTACTTCCGCTACATGCGTGACCGGGCTGGCCGTTATCGACACGGGTACGGGACTTACCACCTTTGGCCAGGTTGTGCTGCTCGTGCTGTTTCAGTTCGGGGGCCTTGGCTTCGTAACGATGGCGACGCTGGTTACGCTTGTTCTCAATAGGCGGATATCGCTTAAAGAGCGGCTGTTGCTGCAGGAGTCGATGAATCAGAACTCTATGCAGGGTATCGTGCTCCTCATCCGCCGGGTTCTGATTTATTCTCTTGTGATCCAGCTTGCCGGAGCGTCCGTGCTGGCGCTCAGGTTTCTAAAGGACATGCCGGCGGGCAAAGCCATATACTATGGGATATTCCACAGCATTTCGATTTTTAACAATGCCGGCTTCGACCTCTTTGGCGATGTGCATGGACCGTTCAGCGGATTGACGCGGTATGTGGAAGATCCGGTGGTTAATATCACGGCGATCCTGCTTATTTTTCTGGGCGGCATCGGCTTTATTGTATTGTCCGACGTAATTGATTTCCGCAGACGGAGACGGCTTACCCTGCACTCCAAAGTGGTTCTGTCGACCTCGCTTATTCTGATCGCTGCCGGAGCTTCATTATTTTTCTGGCTGGAGATCTATCATACGCTGAAGCCGCTGCATCCGGGCGGAAAGGTTATGGCTTCTTTGTTGCAAGCTCTTACTCCCCGTTCCGGTGGGGTCACGACTATTGATATATATAAGCTTAGAGAATCCACTCAATTCCTGATTATTCTGTTGATGTTTATCGGCGCGGCCCCGGGCTCAACCGGCGGGGGGATCAAGCTGACGACATTCGCGCTGCTCATCGCCGCTGTGTACTCGCGTATTCGCGGCAAAGAGGATGTTGTTCTGTTCCGCCATCGTCTGTCCAAAGAGAACGTCTACCGGGCCATAACCATGACTCTGCTCTCCCTGCTCCTTGTGGTGAGCGCAACGATGCTCCTGTCCATTACCGAGAAAGCCGATTTCCTTGCCGTCATGTTCGAGGCGGTGTCCGCGTTTGGAACGTCTGGGCTTACCATGGGTCTGACAACGGAGCTTACGACCCTCGGGAAGATTCTCATCATTATTCTTATGTTCATGGGACGGACCGGACCGCTGACACTGGCTTATGCCCTTAGGCCGACCAAAGGCAAGGAGCTGTACCGCCATCCCGAAGGACATATTATGATCGGATAG
- a CDS encoding VOC family protein, whose protein sequence is MNSPILNKIGAVFVPVSDIERSKEWYCRLLGLPLDDEILFGHLFVIPMDGPAIVLDSKIFTMESVLNTPLFHLNTNDIDAAYDFVKQSGAEILTDIEHDHWFNFRDPDGNVLMICRS, encoded by the coding sequence GTGAACAGTCCCATCCTGAACAAAATCGGTGCTGTTTTTGTCCCGGTCAGCGATATTGAGAGATCAAAAGAATGGTATTGCCGTCTTCTAGGTTTGCCGCTTGATGATGAAATATTGTTCGGACATTTGTTCGTGATCCCGATGGATGGGCCTGCCATTGTGCTTGACAGTAAAATTTTTACGATGGAAAGTGTGCTGAATACGCCACTATTTCACCTGAATACCAACGATATAGACGCCGCTTATGACTTTGTGAAGCAGAGCGGAGCTGAGATACTGACCGATATTGAGCATGATCATTGGTTCAACTTCAGAGACCCGGACGGTAATGTGCTGATGATTTGCCGCAGCTAG
- a CDS encoding GNAT family N-acetyltransferase gives MEKSFIIREAVPKDALGVETLYRLLLPDHPGVEVLPERLNQIAANPDSFLFVCEEDNRVIGTVHLHLCMDALSGNRPFGVIERVIVSPDMQGKGFGAALMRHAEQTAVERGALKIMLSSASRRGEAHLFYAALGYDGEGSKLFKKYL, from the coding sequence ATGGAAAAAAGCTTTATCATTAGGGAAGCCGTACCGAAGGACGCCCTCGGGGTTGAGACGCTGTACCGTCTGCTGCTTCCGGATCATCCGGGTGTTGAAGTTCTGCCCGAGCGGTTAAACCAAATCGCAGCGAATCCGGATAGCTTCTTGTTCGTATGCGAGGAAGATAACCGGGTTATTGGTACCGTGCATCTGCATCTCTGTATGGATGCGCTCAGCGGCAACCGCCCTTTTGGTGTTATTGAAAGGGTGATTGTGTCGCCGGATATGCAGGGAAAGGGCTTCGGAGCGGCTTTAATGAGACATGCCGAGCAGACGGCAGTGGAACGCGGCGCGCTCAAAATCATGCTCTCCAGCGCTTCCCGAAGAGGGGAAGCTCATCTCTTTTACGCGGCGCTCGGCTATGATGGGGAAGGAAGCAAGCTTTTTAAGAAATATCTTTAA
- a CDS encoding GNAT family N-acetyltransferase, whose product MEVTFRELVPGDAEELLRLQHSLDEETAFMLLEPGERQTDVQQVQDMIEGFVRSKTSNLIGAEVDGQLAGYVLARGGSVNRNRHSAYLVIGLLKRYQGMGVGSGLLRELIAWAEESGLVRLELTVMKHNERAIALYTKCGFTAEGTKVKSLKVDGAWVDELYMSKIIGFAAQENT is encoded by the coding sequence GTGGAAGTGACTTTCAGGGAACTGGTTCCCGGCGATGCCGAGGAGCTTCTTCGTCTGCAGCACAGCCTGGATGAAGAAACAGCCTTTATGCTCTTGGAACCTGGGGAGCGGCAAACCGATGTGCAGCAGGTTCAGGACATGATCGAAGGATTTGTAAGGTCCAAGACATCCAACCTAATCGGAGCGGAGGTGGACGGACAGCTGGCGGGCTATGTTTTAGCCAGAGGTGGCAGCGTAAACCGCAACCGTCACAGCGCTTATCTTGTGATCGGACTGCTGAAGCGCTATCAAGGAATGGGTGTGGGCAGCGGACTGCTGCGGGAGCTTATTGCCTGGGCGGAAGAAAGCGGCCTCGTTCGGCTGGAGCTTACGGTAATGAAGCATAATGAGCGGGCCATTGCCTTGTACACCAAATGCGGCTTTACCGCAGAGGGGACCAAAGTTAAGTCGCTTAAAGTAGACGGCGCTTGGGTAGATGAACTCTATATGAGCAAAATTATCGGCTTCGCTGCACAGGAGAATACATAG
- a CDS encoding hemolysin family protein, translating to MGIGLSLTLVAVLIVFTAFFVATEFAVVRLRGSRISQMVLEGRKNAIAVQKVAANLDGYLSACQLGITITALGIGALAEPAFEQLLYPFFHWAGIGSEFSHVLSFVLAFFIATFLHVVMGELAPKTAAINKAEEISLLTAKPIIWFYRILFPFIWLLNGSANLLVRLFGMKPASEHEEAHSEEEIRLILSESYESGKINKAEYGYVNRIFAFDEMLAREIMVPRTDMVCLYTNNSLQENLDIIRKEQYTRFPVADGNKDNIVGIINTKQLYLKYDNNPGFNFKDLIQPVMTVSEVTPVKTLLTRMQREQVHIALLLDEYGGTSGLITIEDILEEIVGEIRDEFDADERKNVEKLGESHYLVDGKVSLPEVRQLTGLDLDDDEVTTIGGWLYSHLEEPAVGKEITEGDTTLIVREMNRHRIRKVEIAVRSNHEETMEESLT from the coding sequence ATGGGTATAGGACTTAGTCTGACGTTGGTGGCCGTTTTGATTGTTTTTACCGCTTTTTTTGTAGCTACGGAATTTGCAGTTGTGCGACTGCGGGGAAGCCGGATCAGCCAAATGGTGCTGGAAGGACGTAAAAATGCGATTGCTGTTCAAAAGGTTGCCGCCAATCTGGACGGATATCTGTCCGCCTGCCAGCTTGGCATCACCATTACTGCCTTAGGGATTGGTGCTCTAGCGGAGCCTGCTTTTGAACAGCTGCTCTATCCGTTCTTCCACTGGGCCGGCATCGGCAGCGAATTTAGCCATGTCCTATCGTTCGTGCTTGCCTTCTTTATTGCGACATTTCTGCATGTCGTTATGGGCGAACTCGCACCGAAGACCGCAGCCATCAACAAAGCCGAAGAAATCAGTCTGCTGACCGCTAAACCGATTATCTGGTTCTATCGCATCCTGTTTCCTTTCATCTGGCTGCTTAACGGTTCCGCCAATCTTCTCGTTCGCCTGTTCGGGATGAAGCCGGCCAGCGAGCATGAAGAGGCGCACTCGGAGGAAGAAATCCGTCTGATTCTGTCCGAGAGCTATGAGAGCGGCAAGATCAATAAAGCCGAATACGGCTATGTCAACCGCATTTTCGCTTTTGACGAAATGCTGGCCCGTGAAATCATGGTTCCGCGTACCGATATGGTCTGCCTTTATACCAACAACTCACTTCAAGAGAATCTGGATATTATCCGTAAAGAGCAGTATACCCGTTTTCCGGTGGCGGATGGTAATAAGGACAACATTGTCGGGATAATCAATACGAAACAGTTGTATCTCAAATATGACAATAATCCCGGCTTCAATTTCAAAGATCTTATTCAACCTGTCATGACCGTTTCCGAGGTTACGCCTGTTAAGACGCTGTTGACGCGCATGCAGAGGGAACAAGTTCATATCGCTCTCCTGCTTGACGAATACGGCGGAACCTCCGGACTGATTACGATCGAGGACATCCTGGAAGAGATCGTCGGCGAGATTCGGGATGAATTTGACGCTGATGAACGCAAAAACGTGGAAAAGCTCGGCGAATCCCATTACTTAGTAGACGGCAAAGTGTCTCTTCCCGAGGTGCGTCAGCTGACAGGTCTCGATCTTGACGATGACGAAGTGACCACGATCGGCGGATGGCTGTACAGCCATCTTGAAGAGCCTGCTGTCGGCAAAGAAATCACCGAGGGGGACACCACGCTTATCGTCCGTGAAATGAACCGTCACCGTATCCGCAAGGTGGAGATCGCGGTTCGGTCAAATCACGAGGAGACAATGGAGGAATCTCTCACGTAA